The following coding sequences lie in one Mus musculus strain C57BL/6J chromosome 11, GRCm38.p6 C57BL/6J genomic window:
- the Cdkl3 gene encoding cyclin-dependent kinase-like 3 isoform 6 (isoform 6 is encoded by transcript variant 6): MEMYETLGKVGEGSYGTVMKCKHKDTGRIVAIKIFYEKPEKSVNKIATREIKFLKQFRHENLVNLIEVFRQKKKIHLVFEFIDHTVLDELQHYCHGLESKRLRKYLFQILRAIEYLHNNNIIHRDIKPENILVSQSGITKLCDFGFARTLAAPGDVYTDYVATRWYRAPELVLKDTSYGKPVDIWALGCMIIEMATGHPFLPSSSDLDLLHKIVLKVGNLTPHLHNIFSKSPIFAGVVLPQVQHPKTARKKYPKLNGLLADIVHACLQIDPAERTSSTDLLRHDYFTRDGFIEKKWTETKGPRSSKSESLRPKGAKEMSQTRRSQSMKATTASRAQLMTHSPHHWTRSLLSWN; this comes from the exons ATGGAGATGTATGAAACCCTTGGAAAAGTGGGAGAGGGAAGTTATGGAACGGTCATGAAATGCAAACATAAGGACACTGGGCGAATAGTGGCCATTAAGATTTTCTATGAGAAACCAGAAAAATCTGTCAACAAAATTGCAACGAGAGAAATAAAGTTTCTAAAG CAATTTCGGCATGAAAACCTGGTCAATTTGATTGAAGTTTttagacaaaagaagaaaattcatttgGTATTTGAGTTTATTGACCACACGGTCTTAGATGAGCTGCAGCACTACTGTCACGGACTAGAGAGTAAGCGGCTGAGAAAGTACCTCTTCCAGATCCTTCGCGCCATTGAGTAcctgcataataataat attatcCATCGAGATATAAAGCCTGAGAATATTTTAGTCTCCCAGTCAGGAATTACGAAGCTGTGTGATTTTGGGTTTGCGAGGACACTAGCAGCTCCTGGAGACGTTTACACAGACTACGTGGCCACACGCTGGTACAGAGCTCCAGAGCTGGTGTTGAAAGACACCTCCTACGGAAA GCCAGTGGACATCTGGGCTTTGGGCTGTATGATCATTGAAATGGCCACTGGCCATCCCTTCCTTCCTAGCAGTTCCGATTTGGATTTGCTCCACAAGATTGTTTTAAAAGTAG GCAACCTGACCCCGCACCTGCACAATATCTTTTCCAAGAGTCCCATCTTTGCTGGGGTGGTTCTTCCTCAAGTTCAACACCCAAAAACCGCAAGAAAGAAATACCCCAAGCTCAATGGATTGCTGGCAGATATAGTTCAT gctTGTTTACAAATTGATCCTGCTGAGAGGACATCATCTACTGATCTTTTGCGTCACGATTACTTTACTAGAGATGGATTTATTGAGAA GAAGTGGACAGAGACAAAAGGGCCAAGGAGCTCAAAGTCAGAGTCATTAAGGCCAAAGGGGGCAAAGGAGATGTCCCAGACCAGAAGAAGC